A window of Pirellula sp. SH-Sr6A contains these coding sequences:
- a CDS encoding NADP-dependent oxidoreductase: MKALVLSRYGKINNIRFADIPRPVPKPDEVIVQVHAAGLNPIDTMIPKGVFKPIISLPLPCTLGSDLAGVVVEVGVRVTRFKPGDAVFASTFDIGMGALAEFAAVPDDVVAFKPSNLSFIEAASIPMVGLTSWQALKVRANLQPGQRVFIPAGSGGIGTFAIQLAKHLGATVGTTTSTGNVDLVRSLGADEIVDYTKQAFEDVLKNYDVVLGTIRGDAIEKSVRILRPGGKIISLVGPPDRVFAQARGMNFLMRFVFGLLSRKIIRLGRIHGAEYSFLFVQPDGEQLGEISNLLAGGRVRPVIAKTFAFEKANEALAHLETGRAKGKVVVEIASNV; the protein is encoded by the coding sequence ATGAAAGCACTCGTGCTGAGTCGATATGGCAAGATCAATAATATCCGCTTTGCCGATATTCCTCGGCCTGTTCCCAAACCGGATGAAGTAATCGTCCAAGTGCACGCGGCCGGATTGAACCCCATTGACACCATGATTCCAAAAGGAGTGTTCAAGCCGATCATTTCGTTGCCATTGCCCTGCACGCTGGGCAGCGATTTGGCGGGGGTGGTTGTTGAAGTAGGCGTCCGCGTAACGCGGTTCAAACCAGGCGATGCGGTTTTTGCAAGCACCTTTGATATTGGCATGGGCGCTCTCGCCGAGTTTGCAGCGGTGCCCGACGACGTCGTAGCATTCAAGCCCTCGAATCTCAGTTTTATCGAAGCTGCGTCGATTCCCATGGTTGGGCTCACATCATGGCAGGCGTTGAAGGTACGTGCGAATCTCCAGCCCGGTCAAAGAGTATTCATACCGGCGGGCTCTGGGGGTATCGGAACGTTCGCAATCCAACTTGCCAAACATCTCGGAGCGACCGTCGGAACGACAACCAGCACAGGAAATGTCGACTTGGTTCGTAGCCTGGGAGCCGACGAGATCGTTGATTACACGAAACAAGCGTTCGAAGATGTGCTGAAAAACTACGACGTAGTACTAGGGACAATAAGGGGCGATGCGATTGAAAAATCGGTGAGGATTCTACGACCTGGCGGTAAGATCATTTCCCTCGTCGGCCCACCGGACCGGGTATTCGCTCAAGCACGCGGGATGAACTTTCTCATGCGATTCGTTTTCGGACTGCTAAGTCGCAAGATCATTCGGCTGGGAAGAATTCACGGCGCCGAGTATTCATTCTTGTTTGTCCAGCCTGACGGTGAACAACTGGGCGAGATCAGCAATCTACTCGCCGGTGGACGTGTGCGACCGGTGATAGCCAAAACATTTGCATTCGAAAAAGCGAACGAGGCGCTGGCCCATCTGGAGACGGGCCGGGCCAAGGGCAAGGTTGTCGTTGAAATTGCGAGTAACGTCTAA
- a CDS encoding oxidoreductase, whose product MTKQGENVRVALVTGASSGIGKATAELLAKVGYKAFGTSRRGGSSGAQPFEMLPLDVTNDDSVNAAVSEVIRREGRIDLLVNNAGFSLATAGAEESSIAQVQALFDTNFFGIVRMNRAVLPQMRDQQSGRIINIGSIVGFLPAPFMAFYSASKHAVEGYSQSLDHEIRTLGIRVVVIEPAGTNTQIDANAWKADSHLEVYREGREIVGKRLTAMIEKGDSPSEVAAVVLKAATAARPHLRYTVGREARKLRLFSSFAPARLLDAALRKQMGLNALRRR is encoded by the coding sequence GTGACGAAACAAGGTGAGAACGTAAGAGTCGCCCTCGTAACAGGTGCATCCTCAGGAATTGGAAAAGCGACAGCTGAGTTGCTGGCGAAGGTTGGTTATAAGGCTTTCGGAACGAGCAGACGGGGGGGCTCTTCGGGTGCTCAGCCATTCGAGATGCTTCCTTTGGATGTGACCAACGACGATTCGGTCAATGCGGCCGTAAGTGAAGTGATTCGGCGCGAAGGACGAATCGACTTGTTGGTCAATAACGCAGGGTTCAGCCTAGCGACGGCAGGAGCGGAGGAAAGTTCGATCGCACAAGTTCAGGCGTTGTTCGACACGAATTTCTTTGGGATCGTTCGCATGAACCGTGCGGTCCTGCCTCAAATGCGCGATCAACAGAGTGGTCGTATCATCAATATTGGCTCCATCGTCGGATTTCTACCTGCTCCGTTCATGGCGTTTTACAGCGCTTCAAAACACGCGGTGGAAGGTTATTCACAATCGCTTGATCATGAGATCCGAACACTGGGTATCCGAGTTGTCGTGATAGAGCCTGCTGGGACCAATACACAAATTGATGCGAATGCATGGAAAGCTGATTCGCATCTGGAGGTCTACCGAGAGGGACGCGAGATAGTTGGCAAACGATTGACCGCAATGATCGAGAAGGGAGATAGCCCCAGCGAAGTTGCTGCAGTTGTGCTGAAAGCTGCGACCGCCGCACGGCCGCATCTTCGTTACACCGTTGGCAGAGAAGCCAGAAAACTCCGTTTGTTTAGCAGTTTTGCGCCGGCCCGACTGTTGGACGCGGCTCTTCGCAAGCAAATGGGACTCAACGCATTAAGGAGACGGTAG
- a CDS encoding TetR/AcrR family transcriptional regulator, which yields MRVSREQAALNRGRIIDVASKLFRERGFDGVGVADLMKAAGLTHGGFYGNFASKEDLIEQACSRALQKSQDILNQTVELGGKDALGAIAERYLSTTHRDHPGEGCVIAALGTEVARNSSPVRAAFTKAIRSAIEVLSTLIPTKSKRLKRERALAVYSSLVGALVLARAVDDQELSTEILEATLASIHSLHPSSNAE from the coding sequence ATGAGAGTCAGCAGGGAACAAGCCGCCCTAAATAGGGGGCGAATCATCGATGTGGCATCGAAACTATTCCGTGAACGAGGATTCGATGGCGTTGGCGTCGCCGACTTGATGAAGGCCGCCGGCTTAACCCACGGAGGTTTCTACGGGAACTTTGCGTCAAAAGAGGATTTGATCGAACAAGCGTGCTCGAGAGCTCTTCAAAAGTCACAGGACATCCTCAACCAAACGGTGGAGCTTGGCGGAAAGGACGCGTTGGGCGCCATAGCGGAGAGATATCTATCGACAACGCATCGAGACCATCCCGGAGAGGGCTGCGTGATAGCAGCGTTAGGTACGGAAGTGGCGCGAAACAGCTCTCCCGTTCGCGCTGCGTTTACAAAGGCCATTCGTTCTGCCATTGAGGTGCTATCAACACTGATACCCACAAAATCCAAACGATTGAAAAGAGAACGAGCTCTAGCCGTCTACTCAAGTCTCGTAGGCGCATTGGTGCTAGCTCGAGCTGTCGATGATCAAGAACTCTCGACAGAGATACTTGAAGCGACGCTGGCGTCAATCCATTCTCTCCATCCGAGCTCAAACGCAGAGTGA
- a CDS encoding RNA polymerase sigma factor, producing the protein MHNPFAEAVDESTDWELIEQSKSGNQAALEKLILRHQAWIYNIAVRMVFHPHDAEEVTQEVLVKAITGLSTFHGESKFRTWLYRITSNHILNMKRRGADRESFTFSSYADAINGTPDLNLPDPKSVPVDVPLLVEEAKISCTMGMLLCLDRRQRLIFVLAEIFGVSDSVGSEILEMTPDNFRQSLSRARRDLYQFMNNQCGLINEKIPCRCPKKTRGFIDAGHVDPHNMIFSLPRLSQIREVAADAYTQIDTSLDHQHAAIFRDHPFLEPKDQISWLRKMLEHRSLRDSLDLN; encoded by the coding sequence ATGCACAACCCGTTTGCAGAGGCCGTCGACGAGTCGACCGATTGGGAATTGATTGAACAGTCGAAGAGCGGAAACCAAGCTGCGCTCGAAAAACTGATTCTTCGTCATCAAGCCTGGATTTACAACATTGCGGTGCGCATGGTCTTCCATCCTCATGATGCCGAAGAAGTCACTCAGGAGGTCCTCGTCAAAGCGATCACAGGGCTGAGCACGTTTCATGGCGAGAGCAAGTTTCGAACTTGGCTCTATCGGATCACCTCGAATCACATTTTGAACATGAAACGCCGCGGTGCTGATCGCGAGAGCTTCACTTTTTCAAGCTATGCGGATGCAATCAACGGAACACCTGATCTCAATCTTCCAGATCCGAAGTCGGTGCCTGTGGATGTGCCACTCTTGGTGGAAGAAGCGAAGATCTCTTGCACCATGGGCATGCTTCTGTGCCTCGATCGAAGACAACGACTGATATTTGTCCTGGCTGAAATATTTGGCGTTAGCGACTCGGTCGGTAGCGAGATCCTGGAGATGACACCCGATAACTTTCGGCAGTCACTTTCGCGAGCGCGGCGAGATTTGTACCAGTTCATGAATAACCAGTGCGGCTTGATCAATGAAAAAATCCCCTGCCGATGTCCAAAGAAGACGAGAGGGTTCATCGATGCCGGTCATGTCGATCCCCACAACATGATTTTTTCGCTACCGCGTTTGAGCCAGATACGAGAGGTAGCTGCTGATGCCTACACTCAAATCGACACGTCACTAGATCACCAACACGCGGCGATCTTTCGCGATCATCCGTTCCTCGAACCCAAGGATCAAATTTCTTGGCTTCGGAAAATGCTCGAACATCGTAGTCTTCGTGACTCATTGGATCTCAACTGA
- a CDS encoding SDR family NAD(P)-dependent oxidoreductase, with the protein MSKLNKKTALVTGASKGIGAGIALELAKAGASIVVNYASDKTGAEATVRSILAEGGEAIPIQGDVSNAVDVKRIFDQTANSFGAIDILVNNAGVYQAMAIEDVTEDEFHREMHINLLGPLLMIRESLKHFRPSGSIINIGSAISRMPAPMYSIYAASKSGLNAVTIALAKELGPRGIRVNSINPGATLSEGTKESGLYGVDSDFEKQLVSMTPLGRIGPPLDIARVVVFLASEESSWLTGELIHATGGL; encoded by the coding sequence ATGTCTAAATTGAACAAAAAAACAGCCTTGGTCACGGGCGCATCCAAGGGGATTGGAGCGGGTATCGCTCTAGAACTAGCCAAAGCCGGAGCATCGATAGTGGTTAACTATGCTTCTGACAAAACGGGCGCAGAAGCTACGGTTCGCTCCATCCTTGCCGAAGGCGGCGAGGCCATACCGATTCAAGGTGACGTTTCCAACGCCGTCGATGTGAAGCGCATCTTTGACCAAACCGCCAATTCATTCGGAGCGATCGATATTCTGGTCAATAATGCCGGCGTGTATCAGGCTATGGCGATCGAGGATGTTACGGAAGACGAGTTCCACCGCGAAATGCATATAAATCTGCTTGGTCCCTTGCTGATGATTCGAGAGTCGCTCAAACACTTCCGTCCTAGTGGCAGCATTATCAATATTGGCTCTGCGATTTCTCGGATGCCTGCTCCCATGTATTCGATTTATGCAGCCAGCAAGAGTGGCTTGAACGCCGTCACAATCGCTCTTGCAAAGGAGCTAGGACCGCGAGGAATAAGAGTCAACTCCATCAACCCAGGTGCAACATTAAGCGAGGGTACCAAAGAATCGGGACTCTATGGCGTCGACAGCGACTTCGAGAAACAGTTGGTTAGTATGACTCCACTGGGACGTATTGGTCCCCCCCTCGACATAGCGAGAGTGGTAGTCTTTCTGGCATCCGAAGAATCTAGTTGGCTGACAGGTGAACTCATACACGCCACAGGCGGTCTATGA
- a CDS encoding DUF1330 domain-containing protein — MIFIREKTIDRAELESYWSKAPATLEGVPIKVLSSYGPHTTLEGPNVEGVVIVEFPSVEIARQWYDSPAYQDAVNLRKRGAIYRGWIVEGTPS, encoded by the coding sequence ATGATATTCATTCGTGAAAAAACGATCGATCGCGCTGAACTCGAATCATATTGGTCCAAAGCTCCTGCGACACTCGAAGGTGTTCCCATCAAGGTGCTTTCCTCATATGGTCCCCATACAACTCTCGAGGGCCCCAACGTAGAAGGAGTGGTGATCGTAGAGTTCCCAAGTGTTGAGATTGCCCGCCAATGGTACGATAGCCCTGCATACCAGGATGCCGTCAACCTCCGGAAACGTGGCGCGATCTATCGTGGATGGATTGTGGAAGGTACACCAAGTTAA
- a CDS encoding ArsR/SmtB family transcription factor, with amino-acid sequence MKTSSSTWKQFAKNAPLFAALGDDTRLSLLLQLGEANLASITQLSEGRPQTRQAIRKHLQILEDACLVKGVRRGRENLFQVNPKTMAAASQSLAAISRQWDDALARLKSFVEE; translated from the coding sequence TTGAAAACAAGTAGTTCAACGTGGAAACAGTTTGCCAAGAACGCGCCACTTTTTGCTGCTTTGGGTGATGATACTCGCTTGTCGTTGCTACTTCAGTTGGGAGAAGCAAATCTTGCATCCATCACCCAGCTTTCTGAAGGTCGACCACAAACACGCCAAGCGATCCGTAAGCACTTGCAAATCCTCGAAGACGCTTGTCTCGTCAAGGGCGTTCGTCGCGGTCGAGAGAATCTCTTTCAGGTGAACCCAAAGACGATGGCTGCAGCTTCGCAATCGCTCGCTGCTATCTCACGGCAATGGGATGATGCTCTAGCAAGATTGAAATCGTTCGTGGAAGAATAG
- a CDS encoding SRPBCC family protein, protein MTTSSTDQIRRQIELNAPPARVWEALTDYQKFGAWFCVNLEVPFVVGKKAYGQMTYPGYEHFRFEVEVVAIEPMTRFAFTWHPYAVDHNVDYSNEAPTTVEFQLEPSGVGTLLTVVESGFDSVPEWRRSEAFRMNEGGWKSQMKNIEKYLENK, encoded by the coding sequence ATGACGACGAGTAGCACGGACCAAATCAGACGACAGATTGAATTGAATGCTCCGCCAGCGCGCGTTTGGGAAGCACTGACCGACTATCAGAAATTTGGAGCGTGGTTCTGCGTGAATCTGGAGGTTCCATTTGTCGTTGGCAAAAAGGCATACGGACAAATGACTTATCCGGGCTACGAACATTTCAGATTCGAGGTTGAAGTGGTTGCAATCGAGCCCATGACACGTTTCGCTTTCACGTGGCATCCCTATGCCGTGGATCACAATGTGGACTATTCCAATGAAGCGCCAACCACGGTAGAGTTCCAGTTGGAGCCGTCCGGTGTCGGAACCCTTCTGACGGTGGTCGAATCCGGATTCGATTCGGTCCCGGAATGGCGGCGTAGCGAAGCATTTCGCATGAACGAAGGGGGGTGGAAATCGCAAATGAAGAATATTGAGAAGTATCTTGAAAACAAGTAG
- a CDS encoding sensor histidine kinase, with product MFALSLHATYRRAESDLLAAAQELNQQLKDQPDSPSLEVSDLYRHRFGMAPRDHAYIAMWDQMGRIQFATPDLPAHAVPADRLPGSGGPHPFVARATGRSLDLIVRTPQRGQLLIGRRLAKEWDGLLWLVVRLLGLSVLCLAGAALLAIWLAKKVAAPIDELAKAAQRMTDRNLNERLFVNEKSSIEVLQLSDSLNQLVERLRLALERQTRFVADASHELRTPVAVILSQAEHTLHKERDTETYKDSLRMCLQSARRMKRLTDDLLFLAKADSQMLCLHLEPLDLGQCAAHTIELLRPLAMSHSVQIECELQPVTIYGDRDRFTQVLTNLITNAIRYNRLQGHVTLRVFARDADAVIEVQDNGIGISSVDLPHLFERFYQSDQARTHHAEMGMGLGLSLVHEIVVAHNGTISVQSEPEKGTTFTVVIPRETCV from the coding sequence ATGTTTGCGCTATCGCTGCATGCCACCTACAGGCGCGCCGAATCGGACCTCCTGGCCGCCGCCCAGGAGCTGAATCAGCAGCTGAAGGATCAACCAGATTCACCTTCGTTAGAAGTTTCCGACCTGTATCGTCATCGATTTGGTATGGCCCCACGGGATCATGCCTACATCGCCATGTGGGATCAAATGGGCAGAATACAATTCGCGACGCCTGATCTCCCCGCTCATGCGGTCCCTGCAGATCGTCTGCCGGGTTCCGGCGGTCCGCATCCTTTCGTCGCACGCGCGACCGGTCGATCTCTCGATCTGATTGTTCGAACGCCGCAACGAGGCCAACTTTTGATCGGTCGGCGGTTAGCCAAGGAGTGGGATGGACTCCTTTGGCTAGTTGTCCGATTGCTGGGGCTCAGTGTTTTATGTCTGGCGGGTGCAGCTCTGCTTGCCATTTGGTTGGCAAAGAAAGTGGCTGCTCCGATCGATGAATTAGCAAAAGCGGCCCAGCGCATGACCGATCGGAACTTGAACGAGAGGCTCTTCGTCAACGAGAAATCTTCGATCGAAGTGTTGCAGCTTAGCGATTCACTCAATCAGTTGGTCGAGCGGTTGAGGTTGGCACTTGAACGACAGACGCGATTTGTGGCCGATGCTTCGCACGAATTGCGCACGCCGGTTGCAGTCATTCTGTCACAGGCAGAGCACACGCTTCACAAAGAACGCGATACGGAGACATACAAGGATTCGCTGCGTATGTGTCTTCAATCCGCACGCCGAATGAAGCGGCTTACCGATGATTTACTCTTCCTAGCTAAGGCCGATTCTCAAATGCTTTGCCTTCATTTGGAGCCCCTGGATCTGGGGCAATGCGCCGCGCATACCATCGAATTGCTACGGCCGCTGGCAATGTCGCATTCGGTTCAGATCGAGTGCGAGCTACAGCCTGTGACCATCTACGGCGATCGCGACAGGTTTACTCAAGTGCTTACCAACTTGATTACCAACGCGATCCGCTATAACCGGCTACAGGGTCATGTCACCCTGCGAGTGTTTGCTCGAGATGCAGATGCGGTCATCGAAGTGCAAGACAACGGGATTGGGATCTCCAGTGTCGATTTACCTCATCTATTTGAAAGGTTCTACCAAAGCGATCAGGCCCGTACTCATCATGCTGAGATGGGAATGGGATTGGGGCTGAGTCTCGTTCATGAAATTGTCGTAGCCCATAATGGAACAATCAGTGTTCAATCGGAACCGGAGAAAGGAACGACTTTTACCGTTGTTATTCCTCGAGAGACATGCGTCTAA
- a CDS encoding response regulator transcription factor translates to MRILVIEDQPELRRLLYAMLDEEGYAVDLAADGEEGRAKATTWSYDAIVLDLMLPKLDGWKLLGQLRETHKVPVLILSARDGLDDRVRGLDLGADDYLAKPFERSELMARLRALIRRSAGQSSSSLRIGNITIDLRARQACVGDELVSLTAREFGLLEYLAVHRGKVISRREIYEHLFDELDDPASNIVDVYISYLRRKLGTELIETRRGQGYVIS, encoded by the coding sequence ATGCGAATACTAGTTATCGAGGACCAACCCGAGCTTCGACGCTTGCTGTACGCGATGCTTGATGAGGAAGGCTATGCGGTAGATCTTGCAGCTGACGGCGAAGAGGGTCGGGCGAAGGCGACGACTTGGAGTTACGACGCAATCGTACTCGATTTGATGTTGCCGAAACTGGACGGCTGGAAGTTGCTTGGTCAACTGCGAGAGACGCACAAGGTTCCTGTTCTCATTCTGTCCGCACGAGATGGGCTCGACGATCGAGTGCGCGGTCTTGATTTAGGGGCCGATGATTACTTGGCCAAACCGTTTGAACGCTCGGAGTTGATGGCCAGGCTCAGAGCCTTGATCAGACGTTCTGCTGGACAATCTTCATCGAGTCTACGAATTGGGAATATAACCATCGACCTGCGTGCCCGACAAGCATGCGTGGGTGACGAGCTCGTGAGTCTTACTGCTCGGGAATTTGGGCTGCTCGAATATCTTGCCGTACATCGCGGCAAGGTTATCTCAAGGCGTGAGATCTACGAGCATTTATTTGATGAACTCGATGATCCCGCGTCTAATATCGTCGACGTGTACATCTCGTATCTGCGTCGCAAACTAGGCACCGAGCTGATCGAGACACGTAGGGGGCAAGGCTATGTCATCAGCTAA
- a CDS encoding OB-fold nucleic acid binding domain-containing protein yields the protein MRRAWKKPILLGGVLVVGMGMTIGGLLGGGDLLAQVAIPSTEEGSTMKKQARITAFLKNDHDDVDGLELDSGDRVHFPPHMAKKIMAIAKVGDSVEIEGRTKIRPKGDQVLEIHRLTCGNEMVRVVHPRPKHDERVKNDEPSMSVEGKVTALARNPHGDIDGLMLQEGTIVKFPPHQSSDLQELVQVGDEVEIEGRRHVTPHGEVHLHADIIRANGKTVEREGPKRGPKPPKHSTWADDSKEPTNVEILRELREIRKMLSERR from the coding sequence ATGCGACGAGCGTGGAAAAAACCGATTCTGCTGGGGGGAGTTCTGGTTGTTGGAATGGGAATGACCATTGGCGGATTATTGGGGGGAGGCGATCTTTTGGCTCAGGTGGCAATTCCATCGACAGAGGAAGGTTCGACGATGAAAAAGCAGGCGAGGATAACGGCGTTTCTCAAGAATGATCATGACGATGTAGATGGCCTGGAACTGGATAGCGGAGATCGCGTTCACTTCCCACCACACATGGCCAAGAAAATCATGGCTATTGCTAAAGTCGGTGATTCGGTGGAGATTGAAGGCCGAACCAAGATCAGGCCAAAGGGGGATCAAGTCCTCGAGATCCATCGATTAACATGTGGCAATGAGATGGTCCGCGTTGTCCATCCTCGCCCTAAGCATGATGAGAGGGTTAAGAATGACGAACCGTCCATGAGCGTGGAAGGCAAAGTGACCGCCTTGGCGAGAAATCCACATGGCGACATCGATGGCTTGATGCTCCAAGAGGGGACGATCGTCAAATTTCCTCCTCACCAATCCAGTGATTTGCAGGAGCTTGTACAGGTTGGCGATGAAGTGGAAATCGAAGGCCGACGCCATGTAACTCCACACGGTGAGGTTCATCTGCACGCGGACATCATTCGTGCCAACGGTAAGACCGTTGAACGAGAAGGTCCCAAGCGTGGCCCGAAGCCACCCAAACACAGCACATGGGCCGATGATTCGAAGGAGCCCACCAACGTCGAAATTCTTCGCGAACTCCGAGAGATTCGCAAGATGCTCAGCGAGCGTCGGTAA
- a CDS encoding LysR substrate-binding domain-containing protein, translating to MELRHLKYFVAVATELNFSRAAATQLVAQPALSTQIADLEREIGAQLLFRTKRVVRLTAAGVVFLEEARRILVAVEDAKDRALRAASGEVGELSIGFFTAPTMRFLPDLIRRYRLAFPNVSLRMLELTPDKQLEAFKQGEIDVGFTRPLPPGTRGLAIQKLFEEQLVVVLPESHRLAKHRRLKLEQLADQPFVLLERSVAPGLHDQITSACRNAGFTPHVQNAPTLMTSVLMLVAAEQGLSIVPEGVKNLRSDRLVFIPISPKLDPVPLLMCWSEQSSSPTLTEFRKQVNSQLHLFKADFDVK from the coding sequence ATGGAACTAAGACATCTCAAGTACTTTGTGGCCGTTGCCACCGAGCTGAACTTCTCGCGGGCTGCGGCAACGCAATTGGTCGCACAGCCAGCTCTGAGTACCCAAATTGCCGACCTTGAACGTGAGATCGGAGCACAGCTCTTGTTTCGCACGAAGCGTGTGGTGCGATTGACGGCGGCCGGAGTTGTATTCCTGGAGGAGGCTCGCCGCATCTTGGTAGCGGTAGAAGATGCAAAAGACCGCGCCTTGCGTGCTGCCAGTGGAGAAGTCGGCGAGTTATCGATTGGTTTTTTTACAGCGCCGACAATGCGGTTTCTTCCCGATCTTATTCGGCGATACCGTTTGGCATTCCCTAACGTCTCGTTGCGCATGCTGGAACTTACGCCAGACAAACAATTGGAGGCCTTTAAGCAAGGCGAGATCGACGTAGGTTTCACGCGACCATTGCCTCCAGGAACTCGAGGCCTAGCCATTCAGAAACTCTTTGAAGAGCAACTGGTGGTTGTACTGCCCGAATCTCATCGCTTAGCCAAGCACCGTCGTCTCAAGCTTGAGCAGCTTGCCGATCAACCATTCGTGCTACTTGAGCGAAGTGTGGCTCCCGGGCTTCACGATCAAATCACTTCCGCTTGTCGAAATGCAGGCTTCACGCCGCACGTTCAAAACGCACCAACTCTCATGACTAGTGTCTTAATGCTGGTGGCTGCCGAGCAAGGCTTGAGCATTGTTCCCGAGGGGGTGAAGAATCTACGGAGTGATCGACTCGTTTTCATTCCGATTTCACCCAAGCTTGATCCCGTGCCGCTACTCATGTGCTGGAGCGAACAGAGCAGTTCTCCAACGTTGACGGAGTTTCGAAAGCAAGTGAATTCGCAGTTGCATCTCTTCAAGGCAGATTTCGATGTAAAATAG
- a CDS encoding alkene reductase, with amino-acid sequence MRYDNPLFQTLRVGAIELPHRVVMAPLTRARSSNRVPNELMAEYYTQRASAALIISEATAISEQGYGWHGAPGIYSPAQVEGWKKITSAVHAKQGKIFLQLWHMGRVSHPDYQNGSLPVAPSAIAATGEAHTPTGKKPFVIPHALTQSEIAAIIEDYAIATRNARDAGFDGVEIHAANGYLIDQFLRDASNQRTDQYGGTIANRIRFLREVVSAVTLAWSADRTGVRLSPTMAGQGMADSDPIALFTQAAGALNDFQLAYLHVAEAIKPGRLFNADAPRVTPHIRKAYEGVLVANGGYDRDSASQAIRDGEADAIAFGQLFIANPDLPRRFKENQALNAPEVATYYSVGPHGYTDYPELSATR; translated from the coding sequence ATGAGATACGACAACCCATTGTTCCAAACTTTGCGAGTAGGTGCGATTGAGCTGCCTCATCGCGTCGTGATGGCGCCGCTGACACGAGCTCGTTCGTCGAACCGCGTCCCTAACGAGCTTATGGCAGAGTACTACACTCAGCGTGCAAGCGCCGCCTTGATCATCTCGGAAGCGACAGCCATTAGTGAGCAGGGATACGGCTGGCACGGTGCACCTGGCATTTACTCTCCCGCCCAGGTCGAGGGTTGGAAAAAAATCACTAGCGCCGTGCATGCGAAGCAAGGCAAGATCTTTTTACAGCTTTGGCATATGGGGCGTGTTTCGCATCCTGACTACCAAAACGGATCGTTGCCCGTGGCTCCGAGCGCCATTGCGGCAACTGGCGAAGCGCACACGCCGACCGGAAAGAAACCGTTTGTCATTCCCCATGCGCTTACTCAATCTGAAATCGCCGCCATCATCGAGGACTATGCGATTGCGACTCGCAATGCTCGCGACGCAGGATTCGATGGCGTCGAAATCCACGCGGCCAATGGTTATTTGATCGATCAGTTTCTGCGTGATGCATCGAATCAGCGAACGGATCAGTATGGTGGAACAATTGCCAACCGTATCCGCTTTTTGCGAGAGGTCGTCTCCGCAGTAACACTTGCCTGGTCCGCCGATAGAACTGGTGTGCGACTCAGCCCGACCATGGCGGGTCAAGGGATGGCGGATAGTGACCCGATTGCTTTGTTTACTCAAGCGGCAGGGGCACTGAATGACTTTCAGTTGGCCTATCTCCATGTTGCGGAAGCGATCAAACCTGGCCGTCTGTTCAACGCGGATGCGCCACGAGTAACGCCGCACATTCGCAAAGCGTATGAGGGTGTGCTCGTCGCCAATGGCGGATACGACCGAGACTCAGCCAGCCAGGCCATTAGGGATGGAGAAGCAGACGCTATCGCTTTTGGCCAGTTGTTCATTGCGAATCCAGATCTGCCACGACGATTTAAAGAAAATCAAGCGCTCAATGCGCCCGAGGTTGCCACCTATTACTCTGTCGGCCCGCATGGATACACGGATTACCCAGAGCTCTCAGCTACTCGTTAG
- a CDS encoding DMT family transporter, which produces MIKILLIVMALVAGSALPIQGGINTKLGKTLTSPLHAALISFLIGAAGLLVYCILTKQPVTWTGLRQLPIGYLAGGILGAIYVSIVIFVFPKLGPGLTFSLVVAGQMVVALLLEHFNVLVAAPQPINLGRVFGVALVIAGVILMKQY; this is translated from the coding sequence ATGATCAAAATTCTGTTGATAGTAATGGCGTTAGTCGCGGGCTCAGCATTGCCCATTCAAGGCGGAATCAATACAAAGCTCGGCAAGACCCTGACGAGCCCGTTGCATGCAGCACTCATATCGTTTTTGATTGGAGCGGCGGGACTGCTAGTATACTGCATACTGACGAAACAACCAGTCACATGGACCGGGCTCCGGCAACTGCCAATAGGATATTTGGCTGGAGGTATCCTTGGTGCGATTTATGTCTCGATCGTGATTTTCGTTTTTCCAAAGCTAGGACCTGGGCTTACATTCAGTCTGGTTGTGGCAGGTCAGATGGTAGTAGCATTGCTGCTAGAGCACTTCAACGTGCTCGTCGCCGCCCCGCAGCCGATCAATCTTGGACGAGTTTTTGGAGTCGCCCTAGTCATAGCGGGTGTTATTCTTATGAAGCAGTACTAA